Within Hydrogenophaga sp. PAMC20947, the genomic segment TTGCTGGCGAATTTGGGCAGGGGTGAACACGCCGTGGCCGATGAATTCGGCCACGAAGCGCGTGGCGGGGCGGTGGTAGAGCGCGTAGGCGTCGTCCCACTGGTGCAGGTGACCTTCGTGCATGACACCGATCACGTCGCCAATGGCAAAGGCTTCGAGCTGATCGTGGGTCACAAACAGCGCGGTGGCCCCTGCGGCTTTCAGGATGGCGCGCACCTCATGCGCCAGGCGCTCGCGCAGGTCCACGTCCAGATTGGAAAAAGGCTCGTCGAGCAGGAGCAGGCGAGGGCGGGGGGCCAGGGCGCGGGCCAGAGCCACCCGCTGTTGCTGCCCGCCGGACAGTTCGTGAGGCCAGCGACGCTCCATTCCACTCAGTCCGACCAGGGCCAAAACCTCGGCCACCCGGGTCTCTCGCTCGGCACGGGGCAAGCTGGCGATACCGAAACCCACGTTGCGCCCCACATCGAGGTGGGGAAACAGCGCGTAGTCCTGGAACACCATGCCAATGCGGCGCTTTTCTGCGGGCATGTGGTGCGTTGCATCGCTCACGGTCTCGCCATCGAGCACGATGTTACCGGCGCTGGCCCGCTCCAAGCCTGCCACGGCGCGCAACAGGGTGGTCTTGCCGCAGCCCGAGGGGCCGATCAGCACGCCAATATCACCCGCCCGCAGGCCCAGTGAAACGCCGTCCACCGCAGCCACGGATTGACCGGGGTATTGAATGGACAAATGGGTGGCCGTCATGAACATGGGACGATTGTAGATAATATCCATTCTCATTTGTGTTGAGCGGCTTCTTAGGCCCTAACTGGATCGCCTTTTCCCATGTTGCGCTGGATGGCTTTGGCCGCTTTGATGTTGTTGGCAGCAATGCTGACTTTGCCCGTGTTGTCGCTGGGCCTTTCCTGGCTGCAATTCGATGCCGCTGCCCGCGATGTGCTGGTCCAGATGGCGCAGACGGTGTTGCCCGAATACGCGCTCACGTCGCTGTGGCTCTGCCTCAGTGTGGCGGTGGGGGTGGCGCTGATGGGCATGGCGACGGCCTGCGCGGTCACGCTGTTCGATTTCCCGGGTCGACGGGTGCTCGAGTGGGCGCTGCTGTTGCCCTTGGCGATGCCGGCCTATGTGGTGGCCTACGCCTACACCGATTTCTTGCAGTTCAGCGGGCCGCTGCAGGTGGGTTTGCGCGAAGCGTTTGGCTGGCAAGGTCGCCTGTTGCCCGAGGTGCGGAGCATTACTGGCGCTGTCTGGGTGTTCACATTTTCGCTCTACCCCTACGTGTACCTGCTCGCGCGCACCGCGCTGGCCGAGCGGGCCAGCCAGCTGATGGAAGCGGCGCGGTTGCTGGGGGCGCCCCTGTCGCGTCGCATCCGCGAGGTGGCGTTGCCACTGGCGCGCCCGGCGGTGGCCGCCGGGGTGGCGCTTGCATTGATGGAAGTTCTCGCCGACTTTGGCGTGGCCAGCTATTTCGGCATCCAGACCTTCACCGCTGGCATTTACAAGGCCTGGTTGGCCATGGACAACCGGATCGCCGCCGCGCAACTCGCCACCGTGCTGTTGGCCACGGTGGCTTTGCTGCTCTGGGTGGAGCACCGCGCCCAGCGGCGCTTGCGTTTTGCGTCTTTGCGCGGGCAGAGGGCCGGCAGCGCTGACGCCCAGCCTGTGCGTCTGCAGCGCGGACAGGCCTTGACCGCCTGGCTGGTCTGCGTCTTGCCGGTTCTGTTTGGTTTTGTATTGCCGGTGTTGTTCATGTTGCGTCCCTTGCTGGGCGGCTGGGAAGAGCTGGCTTGGCAGTCGTTTCTGCAGTGGTCGGGCAACAGCATCCGGCTGGCCGGGGTGTCTGCCATCGCTGCCACGCTCCTGGCGCTGGCGCTGGCCTTTGCCGCCCGGGCCTGGCCCTCGGCGTTGTCGCGCGGCGCAGTGCGGTTGACCAGCCTGGGCTATGCCGTGCCCGGGGCGGTGATTGTGGTGGGGCTGTTGTTGCCCGTGGGCTGGGCACAGGCGACCTGGCCCGACAGTGGCATTGGGTACTGGGTGACTGCGACCGCACTGGGCATTGTGTGGGCCTATCTGGTGCGCTTCACTGCGGTGGCCCTGCAATCGGTGCAAAGCGGTTACACGCGGCTGCCCCAGAGCCTGGACGATTCGGCGCGCATGCTGGGGGCCACGGGTGTGGCCCTGGCCTGGCGTGTCCATGCGCCTTTGCTCAAACGCTCGGTGGCCGCTGGCGCCTTGCTGGTGTTTGTGGATGTGATGAAAGAGCTGCCCGCCACCCTGGTGCTGCGACCGTTCAACAGCGATACGCTGGCGGTGGTCACCTACCAGCTGGCGCGCGATGAACGCCTGGGGGAAGCGGCGTTGCCCGCTTTGGCGCTGGTGCTGGTGGGGCTGGTGCCGGTGATGCTGCTCAGCCGCACCTTGCGGCGCCAATAGGGCCGATCTGACTTCGCCAGGAGCCGGTTGAAATAGGCCAGCTGTTCGATCTGGGCCACTACTGCGAGGGTTCATGGACGTTCACTTCCTGTGCGCCTTTCTGGCATGCGACCAGGCAGGGGCTGCTGGCGCTGCCTTCCATGAAGCGCCTGGGCTTTTAATCCCCGGGCAGGCCGGGGCTGCGGCCGGGTAGCATAGGCGATTCGCCTGTCGGCGGGCCTTCATTCGGAATGCCCCGCCATGAGGCTTCCGGAGAAGCGAGTTTGAGTCCCAGCCCCGTCACTGCCAGCGCATCCGCACCGTTTCGCGACATCGCGCTGGCCCATGCTGTGCGCCTGCTGGAAGAAGCCGGCGCGCTCGACGACGCCGGGGAGATGACCCTGGCCCACGCGCGCCAGCACAGCGAACAAGACCGCATTCTCGAACGTGCCCGTTTGCTGGGCGCCCGGTTGGGGTTGCTCACCGACTGGTCGCGTCTGCGCGGTGCGTTGTGGCTGGCGGCTGTGCTCACGGTGGTGCTGGCCTATGGCCTGGCCGGAGGACTGCTGGCCAAGGCCCTGGGTACCGGCCAAACCATCAACGCCGCGCTGGCCTTCGTGGCTGTGCTGGGCGTGCCGGTGGTGGCCTTGCTGTTGTGGTTGCTCTGGGCATCCGGCGCCGTGCTGTTCTCAAGCGGTGCAGCGCCCTGGTCGCTGGGGCAGTTCATGCTGGGCCTGGCCGCCCGCTTGCCCTGGTTGCATGGTCCGCACTCCCTGAACCTGCTGCGCGGCATTCACGCGGTGTTGCGTGACAACCGCCTGGGGCTGTGGCTGTTTGGCGCGATCAGCCATGCGCTGTGGGTCCTGGCGTTTTCCTTGATGCTGGTCACGCTGCTGGTGCTGTTTTCTTTCCAGTCTTACCAGCTAACCTGGGAAACCACCATCCTGGACGCCGATTTCTTCGAGCGTTTTCTGGCGGTCACCGGCTGGTTGCCCCAGGCGCTGGGTTTTGTGGTGCCCCAAAGCGTGACGGTCAATGGGGCTGCCGGCGCCGTGCTCAACAGCGCGCCGCCTTCGTTGCCGATCGCGCTGTGGTTGCTGGCATGCACCCTGTTGTACGGGTTGCTGCCGCGCCTGTTGGCCTTTGGCGTTTGTGCCGTGGTGTGGTTTCTGCGCGCCGGCCGCTTGAGGCTGGACACCCGCGATCCTTACTTCCGCCAGTTGGCCGCCCGTTTTGCCGCCATGGCGCCCGCCACCGTGGTCGACGCCGAGCACGCCGCACCGCGCGAGCCCGGACGCTTGTTTCGCACACCAGTGCCCGGCGTGCCCGTGCCCGGCGTGTTGATCGGGTTTGAATTGCCGGCCGAGGCGGCTTGGCCTCCAGCAGGGCTGGACGCGGCCCTTTATGAGCAGGTGCACAGGATTTCTGGGACCATGAGCGAGCGCCTGCAACTGCTCACGGCACTGGCCAGTGGACCGCCGGCCAACGTGCTGGTGGTCTTCACGGCAGCCGCCAGCCCGGATCGCGGGGCTGAGCGCTTCTTGCGCCAGGTGTGTGCCGAGGTGGCCGCTTGCGCTTTGTGGCCCCAAGCATCGTCCAATCCCAAGCAAGACAAACCCGAACGCTGGGCCGAGTGGCTGAACGCGACCGATCTCAAGGCAGTTGCCTGGTGCCCTGCGCCCGCCGATGCCCAACGCTGGCTGGAGGCCCGCGCCCATGGCTGACTCCCTGCGCAAATCGACCATTGACGTTGCGGTGGTTGGCCACACCAACGCCGGCAAGACTTCGCTGCTGCGCACGCTCACACGCCAGGTGCGTTTTGGTGAAGTGTCCGACCGCCCCGGCACCACGCGCCACGTCGAGGCCATTGGCCTGGAAGTTGACGGGCGCACCGTGATGCGGTACTTCGACACCCCGGGTCTGGAAGACTCGGTGGCGTTGCAATACCACCTGAAGCAAATGCCCGAGCAGTTGACCCCGCCCCAGCGCGTGGCCGCCTTGCTGGACGGCCCTGAGGCGCACGGCGTGTTCGAGCAAGAGGCCAAGGTGCTGCGGCAGATGCTGGGCGCTGATGCGGCCATTTATGTGATCGATTGCCGTGAGCCGGTATTGCCCAAGTACCGCTGCGAGATCGAGGTGCTCAACACCTGCGCCCGGCCGATCATGCCTGTGCTCAATTTTGTGCGCAGCGAGCACAGCCGGGAGCCCGAGTGGCGCGAAGTGCTGGCGGCCTATGGCCTGCACGCCGCTGTGCTGTTTGACGCGGTGGCCCCGTTTGTGGGGGCTGAACGCCAGCTGTACGAAGACCTTAGCGTGCTCATGCGGCAGCACAAGGGGATGCTGCAGACCGTGCTCGACGACCTCGATCGCCAGGCCGACGAACGCCGCACCGCCAGCGCCCAGCGCGTGGCGGATACGCTGATTTCCGCTGCGGCCATGCGCCGCGAAATCGAGCCCGGAACGCTGGCAGACACCAAGGCCAAAGAGCGTTTTGTGACCACCTTCCGCAAGGAGCTGGTGGACAGCGTGCGCAAGTGTGTCGATGACCTGCTGCAAATGCACGGCTTCGAGAAAGACGATGCGCAGCTGGACGTGATGCAGTGGACCAGCGGGCGCTGGGCGTCCGATCTGTTCAACCCCGAAACCCTGGCCAGCGTAGGCCGCCTGCTGGGCAAGGGCGCGGCGGCGGGCGCGGCGGTGGGTTTCACGCTGGATCTCGCGCTCGCCGGCATGTCCCTCGGCGCCGCCACGGCGCTGGGCGCGGCCATTGGTGGCGCCTTGGGCCAAGGCTGGGGCCAGGCGCCGCGCAAATTGCGCAACGCCATCATGGGGGTTGAAGAACTGACGCTGGACAACGATGTGCTGATCGTGCTCGCCGATAGTCTGGTGCATTTGTGCCAGGTATTGCAAGCCCGCGGCCATGCGGCGCAAGACACCATCGAAGTGCGCATGGCGCCCTCGGGAACCTACCGCAAGGTCTTGCTGCAATTGCTTGAGCCGCTGGAACAGGCCCGGGCGCATCCCGAGTGGGAGCACCATGCGGGCGCCCGCAGAAACCACAGCTCACGCCGTGAGGCGCTGGGGCGTTCGCTGGCCGAGCAGGTGATGGGTTTGCTGGATGTGGTACCGCCAGAAGCACCCCCCATCGGGGTTGAAATGCAGTGACTTCTCGTGAGCCGTTCAACACCGAGGGCTCGAGTTGTCATGGGGGCCAATGAAAAAGCCGGAAGGCTTTGGACCGTTCCGGCTTTAAATATGGTGCCTCCAACAGGAATCGAACCTGTATCTAGCGCTTAGGAGGCGCTCGTTCTATCCGTTGAACTATGGCGGCATGTGTAGCAGAGTCAGCATTGTAGGGGCCTTGGCATGACGGGGCTGAGCAAGGGCCTTCGACTACACTCTCGCTTCACCCGTCATCGGGGAGTAGCCGCCCTGCCGCCTGGCAGGGGTTTGCGTCAACACACTGGGTCCACACGGCCCTGGCGCCGACAGCCTCTGGCCTGGCAAGACCTTTGACCGCAACGCCTCCGGTTGGGCCGGGGTCGCGTTGTGGTCGTCTGTTGGTCTGGCCCTGAGGACATCATTTTGGAAGCTTTCTGGGTATCCACCGGTGTGGTGGCGCTGGGCGAAATGGGTGACAAGACCCAGTTGCTGGCGGTGTTGCTGGCCGCCCGTTTCAAAAAACCGATTCCCATCATTCTGGGCATCCTGTTTGCCACGCTGGCCAACCACGCCTTGGCAGGTGCGCTGGGCGGCTGGGTTGCGGCGGCTCTCGGGCCTGAGGTGCTGCGATGGGTGATCGGCTTGTCCTTCATCGCCATGGCGGCGTGGATGCTGGTGCCCGACCAGCTCGACGACGATCTGGCTGTGAAAGAGATGGCCCTCTGGGGTGTCCTGGGCACCACCTTCGTGGCGTTCTTCCTGGCCGAAATGGGCGACAAGACGCAGATCGCCACCGTGGCCCTGGCCGCGCGGTATGGCGATCTGGTGGCGGTGGTGGCGGGCAGCACGCTGGGCATGATGCTGGCCAATATCCCGGCGGTGTATCTGGGCGACAAGGTGGCCGAACGCGTGTCCATGGCCTGGGTGCACGGCGTGTCGGCTGTGATCTTCCTCGCGCTGGGGGTGCTCACCCTGTTCAATGTGGGGCACCTGTTTTAACGAAGCCCCAGCCCTTTTGGGCTGTAGGTGGCTATTCGTAGCGGTGGGTGAAGATCACATCGACGGCGTTTTCCGTGCCGGCCCTGGCGCGCAGTGTCAGGCTCTTGGAGAGGTCGTACAGGATGGACACCGTGCTCACGGCGCCCGCCAGGCTTTGCTCATAGCTCAGATACAGGTCTTTGGACAGGCGCTTGCCCACGGAAAGCGCGGCTTCGGTGGTGGTGCCATCGGTGTTGGTGCCCGGGCCTGCGAAGCCGATTTCGTCCAGCCCCAGGGTCTTGGCCAGTTCGCCGTCCATCGGCTCTCCGCCGCGCGACAGCAGCTTGCGGGCCGCCTGTTGCAAGACAAAGGCCTGGGCGCCTGAGGCCGATGCGGGTTTGCCCAACACCAGCCAGGCCAGCTTGTCACCATCGGGCAGGTCCGGGTCGGCGAACAGGCCGACGCGCGGCGTCTGCACATTGCCCGTGATTTGCACCCCGACCCGCTGATCGGTGCCTTCGGGCAGTTTGCGCACCGCGAGAATGTCGAGCGCTGGATCGTCGTAAGGGCCGGTAAACCGCAGCACGCCCGTTTCAATGTTGAGCTGCTGGCCATAGGCCTTGTAGGTACCGCTGATGGTGCGAACTTCGCCAAAAGCGCGCGGCGTCGGCAGGGCAGGCGTGGCCCGAACGGTGATCTTGCCTTCGAGCCGGGTTTGTATGCCCTGGCCGCGCACTTCAAACGCCGGTCCAAGATCCAGAGTGACCGACACATCCGGCTGCACCCGTTGGCCATCTTCGCCTTCGGTCGGCAGCGTGCGGGTGCTGCGCACGATCACGTCCTTGCTCAGGCTGGGCGCGAGCTCGTCCGGCAGGATGAAGGTGGCGGCGTCGGTTTTGAGGTCTCCACGCAACTGCAGTTTGGGGCCGACCAGCTGGGCCGTCACATCGCCCGACAGCGTGAGCCGGCGATCCACCCGGTTGGACACCCGCAGGCGCTGTGCTTTGGCCTGGAGCTCGATGAAGGGTTGGCGTACCAGGCTCCCAGGCACGGCCCGCCACTCGGCCTGACCGGTGGCTTCCAGCGTCCCGCCCTGGCTGGCGCCGCCCGGCCCTTGCAGGCTGAAGCGGTCCACCTTGAGGCGTTCGCCCACAATCGTGGCGCGCAAGAGGCCGTTGGTGAAGGCAAATCCATCGACGACCGAACGCAATGCCAGCTCGTCGGCCTGCAGGTTGCCGCGCCACTCGGGCTTGGCGCGTGTTCCGTTGAGGGTGGCATCGGCGCTGAGCGTGCCGCGCATGCGCCATCCGGGCGGCGCCAGCATGGACCACACCCCGACCTGTGGCAATCGCGCTTGCGCGCTGCCCCGGATCGGAGTACCGGCCGGCCACCAGCGATCCACCATGTCTGCCTCGCTGTTGGCTCCATTGGGATTGAGCTGGGTCTGGAAATCCACTTTGGCCTGACCCAGACGCTCGGTGTCCCAGCGCAATTGGGCCTCCACCTGCCGGTCTCGCACGGTGAGACTGATTCGGCCGTCTTTCACGCCCGCCGCCACAGGCCCACTGGCCCCCGCCTCTGTGCCCGGGGTGCCTGCAGTGCCACTGCTGCCCAGCCAGCGCAGATCGCCGCTGCGGCGTTGCAAGGTGGCCGACAGCTCCAAAGGCGTGCGGGTATCAGCGGGAATGCGCACGTTCCAGGCGCCATCAAACACCAGGTCACCGCTGAGGTTGTTTTGTGAAAGGACACCGGCTTCGGTCGCGGGTTGCCCGGCCGCGGCCAGGGCTTCGATCCAGGGCAGCGACAGGCCCTGCAGTCGACCCTGGGTTTCCAGCGCCTGCGCTTGCCAGACGATCTGTTGCCAGGTCACGATCAGCGGTGTGTCGAGAAGTGCGGAGGCGTTGGAAGCCGGGCGCAGCTGCAACTCACCGGTGCCCGCATTGACCACCAGGCCTTGCGGGCCTTGCGACGTCCACCGGATCTGCAGGGGCTGTGCATTTTCCAGGCGCCAGCCAGTGTTTTGCGCAGGCTTTGCGGCTTCTGCAGGTATCGGGGTGAGCGCCAGGGCCAGGCGATCCAGGCGCAAAAGCCCGCCAGCCGCGGCATTGGCGCCGACCTGGAGTTGTCCTTGGGTGTCAAGGGCAACGCGCCAGGGCGCTGCGCTGGCGTTGCCCTTGACACTGATGCGCATCGCACTCAAGGGGCCTTCAGCCTGCAGCGACAGGCCATCAAGCACGGTAGCCGGAGCTTCGCCCGATCGGACCGACAGACGCGGCATGCTCAGGGACCCACCGAGTTTGGGCCAGGCTGGTATGGCAACTGAGCTGGCCGGGGTCGTTCCCGTGTTCGGTGCCGGGAAGCCCAGGGCCCCCAGTCCGCCCGTCCACTGCCATTGGCTGTCCAGGCTGCCTTCAACGCTCAGATTCTCTTGGCCGGCCAGTGCGGTCTGGATCTGGGGTCCGACCCAAGGCAGCTTTTGCAGGCCGCGAACCCAGGCCAGCAAGCGCTCGGCGCTGTCAATTTTAAGATCGATGCGGCCTTGACCCTTGGCGTAGGCCGCCAGACCTTTCCAGCTGAGCTGGGTGCCGGGCAGCGTCAGGTTCAGTTGCCCGTCGTAACTCATCTGAGCGGCATCCAGTTGGCCGCGTGTGTCGAGTTGGGCGCCGGCCATGGTGATCAGGGCTTCCTGCAGATCCAGCAGGCCTGCGCTGGCTGTGTTTGCCGAGGCCGCTGAGCTGGGCTGCCACAAAGCGCGCAGCTTCACTTCGCGCAACTGAAGTCCTGTGAGTTCTGTGCCCTTGGGCTGCTGTGAAGACGGCTGGATGCGTGCCTGCAGCGCCACGGCATCGGGTGATCGGTCGGTGGGGGCCGCTCGGGCGCTGAAGCTGCTGTCCAGAGCGCCTTTGGCGAGCTCGCTCCAGAGCAAAGCTGGGCGAATACCCGTGGCCTTCATCTCGCCTTGCCAGTCGCGCACGGCGGTGGTTTCGCCCTGGTTATCGAGCCGGAAGCTGCCCTGGCCTTGCAAATCGCCGCCACCGACTTTGGCCATCAGGCGGGCGATGGTCCATTGATCGCCACGCTGTTCGACCTCGGCCTGCAGCGATTGCAAGGGCAGGCCTTTCTGATCTGCGGGGCGCACCAGCTGGTT encodes:
- a CDS encoding ABC transporter ATP-binding protein encodes the protein MFMTATHLSIQYPGQSVAAVDGVSLGLRAGDIGVLIGPSGCGKTTLLRAVAGLERASAGNIVLDGETVSDATHHMPAEKRRIGMVFQDYALFPHLDVGRNVGFGIASLPRAERETRVAEVLALVGLSGMERRWPHELSGGQQQRVALARALAPRPRLLLLDEPFSNLDVDLRERLAHEVRAILKAAGATALFVTHDQLEAFAIGDVIGVMHEGHLHQWDDAYALYHRPATRFVAEFIGHGVFTPAQIRQQGEHVVVRTPLGDLLDLEECPLPTAYTDGLCDVLLRADDIVHDDAAPVKAQIVRKAFRGSEFLYTLRLASGETVMTHVPSHHNHAVGEWIGIRAEVEHVVTFERSTPAHGGRPASSAV
- a CDS encoding iron ABC transporter permease, whose protein sequence is MLRWMALAALMLLAAMLTLPVLSLGLSWLQFDAAARDVLVQMAQTVLPEYALTSLWLCLSVAVGVALMGMATACAVTLFDFPGRRVLEWALLLPLAMPAYVVAYAYTDFLQFSGPLQVGLREAFGWQGRLLPEVRSITGAVWVFTFSLYPYVYLLARTALAERASQLMEAARLLGAPLSRRIREVALPLARPAVAAGVALALMEVLADFGVASYFGIQTFTAGIYKAWLAMDNRIAAAQLATVLLATVALLLWVEHRAQRRLRFASLRGQRAGSADAQPVRLQRGQALTAWLVCVLPVLFGFVLPVLFMLRPLLGGWEELAWQSFLQWSGNSIRLAGVSAIAATLLALALAFAARAWPSALSRGAVRLTSLGYAVPGAVIVVGLLLPVGWAQATWPDSGIGYWVTATALGIVWAYLVRFTAVALQSVQSGYTRLPQSLDDSARMLGATGVALAWRVHAPLLKRSVAAGALLVFVDVMKELPATLVLRPFNSDTLAVVTYQLARDERLGEAALPALALVLVGLVPVMLLSRTLRRQ
- a CDS encoding DUF2868 domain-containing protein — encoded protein: MSPSPVTASASAPFRDIALAHAVRLLEEAGALDDAGEMTLAHARQHSEQDRILERARLLGARLGLLTDWSRLRGALWLAAVLTVVLAYGLAGGLLAKALGTGQTINAALAFVAVLGVPVVALLLWLLWASGAVLFSSGAAPWSLGQFMLGLAARLPWLHGPHSLNLLRGIHAVLRDNRLGLWLFGAISHALWVLAFSLMLVTLLVLFSFQSYQLTWETTILDADFFERFLAVTGWLPQALGFVVPQSVTVNGAAGAVLNSAPPSLPIALWLLACTLLYGLLPRLLAFGVCAVVWFLRAGRLRLDTRDPYFRQLAARFAAMAPATVVDAEHAAPREPGRLFRTPVPGVPVPGVLIGFELPAEAAWPPAGLDAALYEQVHRISGTMSERLQLLTALASGPPANVLVVFTAAASPDRGAERFLRQVCAEVAACALWPQASSNPKQDKPERWAEWLNATDLKAVAWCPAPADAQRWLEARAHG
- a CDS encoding GTPase/DUF3482 domain-containing protein gives rise to the protein MADSLRKSTIDVAVVGHTNAGKTSLLRTLTRQVRFGEVSDRPGTTRHVEAIGLEVDGRTVMRYFDTPGLEDSVALQYHLKQMPEQLTPPQRVAALLDGPEAHGVFEQEAKVLRQMLGADAAIYVIDCREPVLPKYRCEIEVLNTCARPIMPVLNFVRSEHSREPEWREVLAAYGLHAAVLFDAVAPFVGAERQLYEDLSVLMRQHKGMLQTVLDDLDRQADERRTASAQRVADTLISAAAMRREIEPGTLADTKAKERFVTTFRKELVDSVRKCVDDLLQMHGFEKDDAQLDVMQWTSGRWASDLFNPETLASVGRLLGKGAAAGAAVGFTLDLALAGMSLGAATALGAAIGGALGQGWGQAPRKLRNAIMGVEELTLDNDVLIVLADSLVHLCQVLQARGHAAQDTIEVRMAPSGTYRKVLLQLLEPLEQARAHPEWEHHAGARRNHSSRREALGRSLAEQVMGLLDVVPPEAPPIGVEMQ
- a CDS encoding TMEM165/GDT1 family protein — translated: MEAFWVSTGVVALGEMGDKTQLLAVLLAARFKKPIPIILGILFATLANHALAGALGGWVAAALGPEVLRWVIGLSFIAMAAWMLVPDQLDDDLAVKEMALWGVLGTTFVAFFLAEMGDKTQIATVALAARYGDLVAVVAGSTLGMMLANIPAVYLGDKVAERVSMAWVHGVSAVIFLALGVLTLFNVGHLF
- a CDS encoding translocation/assembly module TamB domain-containing protein, with product MNTPADSTTPSAPEPNPKDSPSTALKLLGRLGWAVVWIAGATVALLLACAIAFWLWAGTQGSLAQTLGWAESWMDGRPAVESVGALQTEGIEGSLRGGGKIASLSWAQGELDVQAKGVELDWNDALWMDALMGRGVHLAALKMGTLKIRDQRAPTPSEPMESLTLPIPVSLAFELGAVELSGNTELTLSDVRGLYQYGPALLPADGIASLATTHQLRLDSLQLADGHYKAQLNLDGQAPMALSLDLQGDVTTQIPDGPLVALTAQAKARGTLAGPDATLEVTAQAEGTPQTPGAEPSQLSLKARVMPWAKQPVVTAEATARALNLAALWPSAPVTDLSGQLKAQPDGEAWRATVQLNNQLVRPADQKGLPLQSLQAEVEQRGDQWTIARLMAKVGGGDLQGQGSFRLDNQGETTAVRDWQGEMKATGIRPALLWSELAKGALDSSFSARAAPTDRSPDAVALQARIQPSSQQPKGTELTGLQLREVKLRALWQPSSAASANTASAGLLDLQEALITMAGAQLDTRGQLDAAQMSYDGQLNLTLPGTQLSWKGLAAYAKGQGRIDLKIDSAERLLAWVRGLQKLPWVGPQIQTALAGQENLSVEGSLDSQWQWTGGLGALGFPAPNTGTTPASSVAIPAWPKLGGSLSMPRLSVRSGEAPATVLDGLSLQAEGPLSAMRISVKGNASAAPWRVALDTQGQLQVGANAAAGGLLRLDRLALALTPIPAEAAKPAQNTGWRLENAQPLQIRWTSQGPQGLVVNAGTGELQLRPASNASALLDTPLIVTWQQIVWQAQALETQGRLQGLSLPWIEALAAAGQPATEAGVLSQNNLSGDLVFDGAWNVRIPADTRTPLELSATLQRRSGDLRWLGSSGTAGTPGTEAGASGPVAAGVKDGRISLTVRDRQVEAQLRWDTERLGQAKVDFQTQLNPNGANSEADMVDRWWPAGTPIRGSAQARLPQVGVWSMLAPPGWRMRGTLSADATLNGTRAKPEWRGNLQADELALRSVVDGFAFTNGLLRATIVGERLKVDRFSLQGPGGASQGGTLEATGQAEWRAVPGSLVRQPFIELQAKAQRLRVSNRVDRRLTLSGDVTAQLVGPKLQLRGDLKTDAATFILPDELAPSLSKDVIVRSTRTLPTEGEDGQRVQPDVSVTLDLGPAFEVRGQGIQTRLEGKITVRATPALPTPRAFGEVRTISGTYKAYGQQLNIETGVLRFTGPYDDPALDILAVRKLPEGTDQRVGVQITGNVQTPRVGLFADPDLPDGDKLAWLVLGKPASASGAQAFVLQQAARKLLSRGGEPMDGELAKTLGLDEIGFAGPGTNTDGTTTEAALSVGKRLSKDLYLSYEQSLAGAVSTVSILYDLSKSLTLRARAGTENAVDVIFTHRYE